In the genome of Bacillus thuringiensis, the window GTTAAATCAAATTCAAATTCAAGAAGATATAGGTATTAAGATTTACAGACATTCATATCTCTTCAATTTTGAGAATGAAAATGTGAATATGAAGCAAAAATTTATTGAAAAATTTGGATGTAGTTACGAGGAATTTAAAAAATTTGGTTTTATTATTCATAGTCTTTTCTCAAGAGAAATCAATAAATCTTTAAAAACAGATATCTATGATTACGTAATCAGAAAGTACAGGGATGTAATTCAGCATCTTCTTATTGAACGAGCTGATTATGTAGCCCTTCAAGAAAAGATAATACATGACATTACTCAATATATTTATGGCTTTAAATATTTTTATCAATTTCCTTTCATTTCTTACAATCAGGAGACTTTTTTGCCATTGCCTCACCTTATTATGCAATCTGTTACATCTTCCCTTTTGTTTAGATTAACAGAAGGGAATAATAAACTTCGCGAACTGCTTGGAAAAGAGGTTCTTGAGAGCTATCTTTTACACATATGCGGTTTATCCGAATGTTTTGATGAGGTTATAGCTGAATACTCATATAAGCATAAACGAAATACTAAACGTACATTAGATATAATGATTAGAGAAGGTGATAAATGTCTAATGTTAGATAGTAAAAGCATGAGTCCACGGGTTTCTTTAAGGAATCTAAATGATGAGGACGTAGAATATACGGTTAATCGGATGATTGATGCTGTCATTCAAGTTTACGAGCAAATAACTGAGCGTTTTCATAACGAGTATTACCCGTTCAATGTAAAAGTTGACTTCTTGAAAAAAAAACATCTTTGGAGCTGTTATTTTAAACGAGGATAGTTATATTCTAAGAGAAAACATAATGACTAGGGCTGCGGAAAAGCTAAAAATTGTTCATGGCAGCGAAGAATATAAATATCTATGCTCTAACGTCAAATTGATGAGATTGTATGAATTTGAAAAAATGATATTTCAACAAGAAGACGTGCTTCAATTGTTAATAAATAATAGACAGAATGAGAGTAAATGGTTTGATTTTTCATTTATAAATTACGATGAAAAGAATGATAAGGGAGTGATCGAAGAAATTTCTCAAACTAGCGAAAATATGAAAGAAATTTTAATGGAATTCGCACAGGAATTAGTCAAAGATGGTATCATAACACAATGATAAGTAAAATGATGGTTTCAATTTTCTCTTTTAAATACAATAAGAAAAGCAAAAAGAACTTGTAGAAATCTCTACAAGTTCTTTTTTAGATAATGTAAAAAAATTAAAATAAACTATCTCATAATTTGAATCGGAGCAAACACTCTAACCACGGATTGATTGTATTATATATCAAATCTTAACATGTGAATTTTTACATTTGGAAAAGTATAACAAACAAATGTATCAAATCCCTAAAAACTTTATTACTCCCAACTTTATTCAAATTCTTTACTAATTTCTACAAAAATTATTCTATCCTCACATATGTCTATATACATCCGCATAAGCCATCTTCAATTGCTCACGCAATTGTTTTTTCTCTTCTTCTAATCTCTTAATCTTTCGTTTCAAGGAAGCAATGATCGCATCTTTATTGTTTTCATTTCTCTCCCGCTTCATCTGTTTTGGAGTGAGATCTTGAGCTTGTTGTTGACGTAATGATTCAATTCGATTACGGAGTTCCTGGTTGTTATATAGTGTAGCCTTGGCCACACCAGCCTCGCTTGCTACACTGTTAAAATTGATGTTTTGATTAGCTCGCAAGAGCCTTCGAATAGCGTCATCAACTTTTTGAGTGGTGCCTGCCTTTCTTGATGCATGGATTGCTTTCAGTTGTTCTCTACGATTATAATTAGTCATTTTTCCACACCTGACTTTCTTTTCATCCTTTCTTGCCTTCCGAAAATAACATTACCCTCACTGATATTTATTAAAATGTCATGATAACGTTGTAGATTTCTCTCTTGTTTTTCCACCACATCGTCCCTACCGTGCTGTTTTGCAACCTCAATGGATTTAGATGTTGTTTTTACATGAAGCATATATTTTTGTATATCATATTCTGAGAAACCGATTGCCAAGTCCTTACACGGACTCCCACCATTACATGTAAGACAAGGAGGTGCTTCCATATGAGGGCAACTCCCTTTCAATCGAGCGTGACACGTCCCATACGGATTGTCCATAGCATTCAGCTTATGATTCTGCCAAAGAGTATGCAAAATGTCCTTTGGAATATCTTCACCCGCTTTCACTTCTTGCACCTCTCCATTTAAATCAAAACTAAACACACCTTGGCTGATAACTGATTCAAATGCTTTTCGCTTTGTATCGTCCAACAGTTTGGCATACTGCAAGGTCATTTCAGGCGACGCATGTGCTAAAAGCTCCTGTACAGTTAGAATATCTGCGCCACCATTTAACATTTTGATAGCGTAGGTATGACGGAATTGGCGAGCTTTGAAGTGGAATATCTTTCCAGTTTCATCTACAATTTTCTTCTTATGAGCCAGAATATTCAAAAATTTATTGAAAGATTGTTGTTCATAAGGTTTTCCTTTTCGAGCGCCCAGATAATGAACAAAAATATAACCCTCAGGGTTATTCTCTTGGTTACTGTTCTCTTTAGAACGTTGAATGAGAACAGCCAAGATGCCCGCTAATTCTTCATCAATTGGAATTCGATGTCCTTGTACATAGGTTTTTTCGATATCTGTTACAATGGAGTATTTTCCATTCAATCGTTCCAAACAATTAGATGTGAGTCCCAATACATCTGAAATCCGTAATCCAGTTTTATAAGCCACCCATACAACAGGGATAACCTCCCTATGTAAATCGTTTATATGTGTAAAGAGTTGTTCTAATACAAAGTCAGGAATATAATTAATTTGATCAAAAGATTTCTTTTTACGTTTCGGTTTATCCTCCGGAAAAAGTAACAATCGCACATGGGTTTCAGGAGCAATATCGTATTCATATCGTTGGATGTCTTCCAAAAACTTCCCTAAATAGTTCAGTGTCCCTGATATATAGTTTTCAGCGTTAGAATTTTTCCGACTTAAATTATTTCTAGCGTATCCATTTAAACATTGAATGTACTGTTCCATATGTGAACGTTTTAATCCTTTTAAATTTGTCCATGAAGGTTCTAAAGAAAGTATAAGAGATATGAATCTTGGTAAATGTGATAGATATATTTGCGCTGTCCCCCACGCAAGACTCTTATTAATTAAGCGGTGTTTGATATACCGTTTAATAGATTGGCGTATATTCACTTGTTCAAATTTGTTGAAATCAATAAAGTACCCAGCCCTACTTTTGTTATAGGGAATTCCATACTTGTTATGTAACTCCCGCACATCCCATCTATCTTTCTCCCATTCTTCACGGATGTCTGTCATCTTAAATAAATTGGAATAAATCGTTCGTAAAAAAACTGCTAAGGATGATTTATGAGTGTAAGTACCATATGTTACAAGAAATTTCTTTCTTTGTGTTGGAAGACCGTGCTGTTCTAACCAGAAACACCACTCCCGTTCAGCTTGATCAATGTCTAAGTTAAGAAGTGAATGAAGATTAGGATATTTCTCGTTGAGAAACGATGTTAATTTTTGTAAATACGTTGCGTATCCACTAAATAAGCTACTTATTCTCCATTCCTCCTTAAATAATTTGTGAAACCACACATATTTTATTTCCAAATTAACAGTGGCACTATCAATTTGAAAACGCACATGCTGCCTTCCACTATGTTCCTCCACCAACTTCTGAAATTGAGGGATTGTTTCCAAAAAACTAGTATGCCAAATGTCATGAGTCAAAAAATAAGGATTCTTTACATATTGGATATCAACAGAGCCATTTATTTCTATAATATTTACTGGATAACTCGACAGCTCTTGTTGCAACCGCTCGTGAAATTCAAATTGCTCGTCCTCCATTTGATAAATTTGTTTCATTTTCTCCCACCGTTCTATTGTTGAATTCGAAATACATCCTGCGCTTTTTCCCAATCCTTACGGATATCTTCCTCAGATGGATGAAGATACAGACTCATGGTTGTTTGGATATGGGAATGCCCTAAACGCTCTTGCACCTGTTTGATATCCTTTGTCTCTTGATAGTACATTGTCGCATGTGTATGACGAAATAGGTGAGGATGTATGTTAAGCCCTGTTTTTTTTCGTAATCGTTTAAATAAAGATTCTACATCACCATATGTCATCGGTTTTCCCATGTTCTTACCACGTAGTTTGACGAACACAAATTGGGCTTCAAAATCCAATTCGTCAATAATTTCGTACAAGTAGTCGTCGTATAGATCCATAAGGTTTTGTGACACAAAGATTTCCCGTTCACCTGTTTTCAGTTTTGCACCATTCTCCAATTCTCCACGATCCCTCAAACGAATACGATGTCCTTTTTTATGATTAAACTTGAAATCCTCCAAAAATAAAGAAAGAACTTCTCCAATCCTTAATCCTGTCTCAAACAAAAGTTGAATTAGGAAAGTGTCCCGTATATTCGTTGTTGCCGTTAAAACTTGTTGCACCTGTTCTTTCGTGAGTGTTTTCACTCTCTTACGAGGTTCCTTTAACTTTAATACATTCTGTATAGATGGTTTACCCTTATTAATGTGATGAAGGAAACTCTTGTACCGCTTTCCCCCACCTATAAAACCTTGACGCATCAATTTCCCATACATATCATGGGGTAATTCTTCGTTTCTGTACAAATAATCATAGAAATTTATGATGGCAGTGACCGTAAGGTTTACTGTCTTTTCTGTTCTCTTTGCCCTCACAGGTCGAAGGGAAATTGTCTTGCTGCTCTCATACGGGCTCCGAAGCCATCCCACAAATTCCACCAAATCCTCTAATCTTATATCCTTATAATCTTTTTCTGTTTCTTGTAAGTACAGAAAATACTGTTTTAATGCATAGCAGTACGTCTTTTGTGTATTATTACTTTTCCCTGTAACATCCAAATACTTAAGATACTTCAATACAGCAATTACAGGAATGCCTTCATTATCTATTAACATGTATCTCTTTCTCTCTTCTATAATTACCTCTTGTACACGAATAAACATCCACTCCTCAAACCATTTTGACAATTAGGCTATAGACTTCACTACGCCTCCTGTTGTGGTTTCCTCCTAAC includes:
- a CDS encoding DUF6262 family protein — encoded protein: MTNYNRREQLKAIHASRKAGTTQKVDDAIRRLLRANQNINFNSVASEAGVAKATLYNNQELRNRIESLRQQQAQDLTPKQMKRERNENNKDAIIASLKRKIKRLEEEKKQLREQLKMAYADVYRHM
- a CDS encoding tyrosine-type recombinase/integrase is translated as MKQIYQMEDEQFEFHERLQQELSSYPVNIIEINGSVDIQYVKNPYFLTHDIWHTSFLETIPQFQKLVEEHSGRQHVRFQIDSATVNLEIKYVWFHKLFKEEWRISSLFSGYATYLQKLTSFLNEKYPNLHSLLNLDIDQAEREWCFWLEQHGLPTQRKKFLVTYGTYTHKSSLAVFLRTIYSNLFKMTDIREEWEKDRWDVRELHNKYGIPYNKSRAGYFIDFNKFEQVNIRQSIKRYIKHRLINKSLAWGTAQIYLSHLPRFISLILSLEPSWTNLKGLKRSHMEQYIQCLNGYARNNLSRKNSNAENYISGTLNYLGKFLEDIQRYEYDIAPETHVRLLLFPEDKPKRKKKSFDQINYIPDFVLEQLFTHINDLHREVIPVVWVAYKTGLRISDVLGLTSNCLERLNGKYSIVTDIEKTYVQGHRIPIDEELAGILAVLIQRSKENSNQENNPEGYIFVHYLGARKGKPYEQQSFNKFLNILAHKKKIVDETGKIFHFKARQFRHTYAIKMLNGGADILTVQELLAHASPEMTLQYAKLLDDTKRKAFESVISQGVFSFDLNGEVQEVKAGEDIPKDILHTLWQNHKLNAMDNPYGTCHARLKGSCPHMEAPPCLTCNGGSPCKDLAIGFSEYDIQKYMLHVKTTSKSIEVAKQHGRDDVVEKQERNLQRYHDILINISEGNVIFGRQERMKRKSGVEK
- a CDS encoding tyrosine-type recombinase/integrase, which encodes MRVQEVIIEERKRYMLIDNEGIPVIAVLKYLKYLDVTGKSNNTQKTYCYALKQYFLYLQETEKDYKDIRLEDLVEFVGWLRSPYESSKTISLRPVRAKRTEKTVNLTVTAIINFYDYLYRNEELPHDMYGKLMRQGFIGGGKRYKSFLHHINKGKPSIQNVLKLKEPRKRVKTLTKEQVQQVLTATTNIRDTFLIQLLFETGLRIGEVLSLFLEDFKFNHKKGHRIRLRDRGELENGAKLKTGEREIFVSQNLMDLYDDYLYEIIDELDFEAQFVFVKLRGKNMGKPMTYGDVESLFKRLRKKTGLNIHPHLFRHTHATMYYQETKDIKQVQERLGHSHIQTTMSLYLHPSEEDIRKDWEKAQDVFRIQQ